The window GATATGGTTGTTCTCGGGGCGATCTCCAGTGCTCACGATTTGTGGGTATTCGATTCGCTGAGGAACCTCCATCGTCGTGAAGACTATCCGTTGAAACTGATAATGTGGATAACACGACCGTCACCCAAAGCTATGAATACACGGTTGTGGAAAAAATCCGCATGGGTCACCCAGCTACACCTCACCTCCACGGACTCAAAGAGGTCTACGGGAATAACGGTTTCACGGGCCTCGTATTTTCAATTACACGATTTGCGGTCAAAAAGCCTCTCCCTCATCCCTATAGCACCAGGTTTTCGTACCGGAGTCAGTTGCTAGAGGAGGCAGTCGTCAGTTTGCCCGATTCTTCGCTGCCCCCGAGAGAACACATGAACACGTACCTGCACGGGTTTACCGAAGAATTGTATCACCTGTATGGTTTTGGTTCCGACGGTGACCCTGGCGACTACCTCTCGGAGTACTCCAGAAAGTGTGCAGGAAATATTAACGACGATATCGAGATGCTGAGGGACAAAGAACGGTTCCACGAATACATGGCCGATAACGGATTTGAATGCCATCTCCCCACATTGTTCGGACACATTGAAAATGGGTCATTTGAGAGCGCATCAGACCGAGAATTGGAGGCCGTGATCAGAGAAGAGGGAACCGTTGTCATCAAAGGAGTGACTGGAGGTGGTGGTCACGGCGTGTATATCTGTGAATGGAACGACGGTCGGCTGGAGCTGTACGGAAAAGACGGTGTCGCTGACGACCTCGAATCGGTTATGCCCGAGTTAGACCGCTCTATTGTCACTGAGTACTGTGAACAGGCGGCCTATCTCGATGACATCTATGCAGGTGCGCCAAATACGATTCGAGTTTTGACGATGAATCCCGACTATGGTGAGCCATTCATTCCGGCTGCAGTTCACCGATTCGGAACCAGTGATTCCGGTGCTCTAGATAACTTCTCACAAAATGGATTGTCCGCGCATATCGATATAGAAAGCGGTGAATTGAGCGCTGCAGCAGGCGTATCTGATACGCACAACGTCGAGTGGTGTGATTCGCATCCGGACACTGGGTCGTCGATAAACGGGTTTACAATCCCGGCGTGGGAGTCAATCAGGGATGAGTTGTTGACAATCGTAGAACAGCTCCCTGAATTGAACTACGCCGGGTGGGATCTCTTGATAACTTCGCCGGGTGAGTTTGTGATTATCGAAGGCAATCACTTTCCCGATCCCGACGTTATTCAGGTTCACGAACCACTCTTAACGGATCAACGCGTGCGAACCTTTTTTACCGAAAATAGCGTCCCACTGTAGTGGCAAATAAGCACGATCGTCTCGACACAGTGCTGATGGCTGTCGAGTTCCCCTCAGTTCAGCCAGTCTGGCTGTACACTTCTTACAAATTTGGCTCAACGTCACGTCTGATCTCGTCAGAGACCACGTCCTTCAAATCCGGGTGGGAGATGTTCGCTTTCGCCTCACTGCTGAGTTCACTGGCTGAATCGGCAGTATACACTTCATCTCGGATTCGCTGCCAGTCCCGGTGTCTCGCGAGAATGTTGACCGGGATGCGGTCGATATTCAGTATCTGGGCGATAGCCATCCGGTGATGTCCGTCACGGAACAAGATCTCCCCGTCTCGAGCGATAGTGACTAACACTTCCAGCTTTTGATGGGGCATCTGTTTGTACGTCTGTTCGGGGACGTCGTGGTCGTCTGGAGAATTGGGTCGATAGCCGTTCTCGTCAATCTCAGCGTAAAGTTCGTCAACGTACTCGCATCTAACCTGTTTGAATTCCTCGATATCTTCGTATCTCCAGAAATCCTCGTTTTCGTTCAGATTCTCCGCAGCATGTCTGTAGTAATCGGTCTCTTCCCAGTCACGACCGTCGATAAACCGTTCCCGAATCCCCTTCACCGACCAGTAGTTTTCGATCGGAACGTTGTTAGACGTCGAATCCCATTCACCGTTTCTGATGAGCCCGAGTCCCTTGTACTGCGTAATTTCGTAATTTGCCAGCTGTACTTCGTTTGGGTTGACGTTGATCGTTCGAAACGGGTCTGCGGGTGCGTCGTACCGAACCTGTTGGAACCGGTGCCGAACGTTCGAGCGGAGGGCAAAACGGGTCGGTTCATCAACGATTGTATACGAGATGAACCGCAACGCTGCTCTCAACAAATTTAGAAACCCTCGCTCTCGATAAATTTCGACACCTCTCCGTGACAGATACCCGACGCGCATACTCTGCACACAGAATAAGAGATACTTCTATGTTTGGATTCATATAGCACACCGCTCCTTCCGTATGATATGTCACATTGGCGCCACTCCCTCGATAGTCTCCCACCCGTACTGAGAGGGATTATCGGGGGAGTTCATCGGTTTCCCGCGACGACCGAGACACAGCGTCGACGGACGGGCGTCGAACCCTCCGGCTGGCTACGATATTCCCTATCAGTTCACAAGCCGTTCGGTAGGCACTCTCGAACAGGTATTTCTCCTGGTTGTTTCGAGACACGCCGATAGACAGCTGACCGAGGCGTGTAACCAGGTCGTCACGACGGGATGGCGACCGTCCTCCCTGTTCCGTCCAGGGGTCATGTGGAGGGTACTCAACCCCCTCGGTGACCACGGTTGGCCGCGCTCGCAGGCACAACTCGAGCGCCCGTGTGGTGAGACCGGCCCCGGCATCGTCAGAGAAGATTTCCAACGAGCGTGTCGAGCGTTTGCATCTCGTCGTCGTTGATCTCGTGGCCCAGTCCGTCGTACAGCCGTACTGTAACGTCACCGCCGAGCGCCTCGAGAACGCGGGCTGATTCGCGGACGCGTTCGGCGGGGACGTACGGATCGTCGTCGCTGCAGCCGAGGAAGACTGGTGTTCCCTCGAGAGACCCCGTCTCCCGTCCTCGATGTTCGGGCTCGAGGAGGCCGCCGGAGAAGACGACCAGCCCGCCGTACCGGCGAGGGGTTCGGGCGACGAACTCGCTCGCGAGCGCGCCGCCCTGGGAGAATCCGAAGAGGAGCGTCCGCTCGAGCGGAACGCCGGCGTCGGCGGCTGTGTCGAGCGCTGTCGAGACGTGTGCGAGTGCGGAGTCGAACCAGGGGTGGGTGTAGGTAACGGCGTCGGTGTCGCCCTCGGCTTCGACTCCTGATCCTGCTGCTGATTTCGCCCCCTCGAGGGACATCGATCTGGGGTACCACGTTCGGTGGGCAGCCTGCGGGGCGAGGTATAGCACACCGTGATGGTAGCACTCGTCGACGAGTCGGAGGATGTATTTCGCCGTCGAACCGCGGCCGTGGAGCATGACGACGGCGGCCTCGGCTGCCTGGGGTGGCGCACCTGCCGTTTCGATCGGTTGATCGCGGTGGGGGTCGTCAGCCGTGGTGGCCGTGAATCGCTCACTCATCGTTCATCGTCCATCGTCCATCGTCGTCCAGCACCGCGGACACGTCCAGCGGCGGGAGGTGCGTTTCGATCATCTCACGGTCGTCCTCGAGCCACGGCGGGAGGGACAGCGAGTGGCCGGGAGCGTCGCCGCTGTCGGGGGTTGCCGTCAGCCCCGGGCCGTCCGTCGCGAGTTCGAACAGGATCCCACCGGGGTCGCGGACGTACAGTGAGTGAAACATGTGGCGGTCAACGACGCGAGAGACGTCGTACTCGCGCTCTCGGAACAGGTCGTGCCACTCGTAGAGCTGCTCGGTCTCCGACACGCGAAGGGCGACGTGGTGGATCGAGCCGGCCCCTTCGCGGCCGAACTCGATGGGGCGCTCGAGGAGGTCGATCACCAGTGCGCGATCTCCGGGTGCCCGATAGCGGATGCGGTCGTCCTCCTGGTTAGTCAGCTCGAAACCGAGGGTCTCGAGGACGCTCGCCGTGACGTAGACGTCCGTCGAGAGGAGCGTGACCCCGTGGAGGCCCCGAATCGCGTGTCGGTTAGGAACCGGCCCGCCCGTCCACGGCTCGACCGGCGAGTCGCCAGTGACGAGCTCGATGCGGGTGCCGTCGGGGTCGGACACACGGAGGACGGTTTCCTCGAAGCGCTCGCGGACGATCGGTGAGTTGTCGTCGTCGCTGTCGGCCGCCTCGAGTCGCTCGCGCCAGTAGTCGACCGAGTCGGGTGGGATAACGAGTCCGGTGGCACTGATCTGTGGGTGCCCGATACGGCCGTCGTCTTCGGCAGGGTACGGAAAGAACGTTAGCACCGTCCCGGGAGACCCGGTTTCGTCGCCGTAAAAGAGGTGGCGCGTGAGAGCGTCGTTGTGGTTCACCGTTTGCTTGACGAGGCGTAGACCGAGCGTCCCCGCGTAGAACTCGAGGTTTCGCTGGGCGTCGCGAACGATGCCGGTGACGTGGTGGATCCCTGGGGTGTCTGTGAGCATGTGAAGTGAGCGGTGGTGGGGCGGTCGGATCCGTATCGATACGTCGCGATACGGTCGCCAGGTAGTTAGCCTCCCCGTGGCATCCCTGGTTGCTGGGACGATCGGTCGCCCGAGCCACACGGGATTGGTTCGAGGAAAGCGGTGCGTGGCCCAACTATGCGGGTGCTCGAGCCGTCGGCCGCGTTCGATTCGGGAACTTAGTAACCGTTATACGGCGGGCGAACAAGCCCTCACACATGCAATTACGCGCAGGGATCGTCTATATCGTCCTGTTCATGGTGGTCACTGCGGGTGCGTACGCTGTTATTGCGACGGCGGAGTCCCCGCAAGTGACGATCGATGAAGCCGATGCCGACTACCAACTTGAAGCCGGTGACGACGTCACGATCGGCGAGTTGACGTACAACGTCTCGGAACTCGATGGAGCTGCGGGCACGGGTACGCTCGAGCACGTCGACGATGAGGCCGTTCTCGATACTACCTGGTCTGGGGCCAGCGCTCTCGAGGGCGATAGCTGGGATAGCGGTGACGCGATCCAGTTCGAAGAGGATGGTGAGGAGTACTACGTCTACATCTACGCCCCACCGGGTGAAGAGGTGGAAGAAGACGATGATGAGGACGAGGCGGACGATGACGACGCCAACGACGAGGCTGAGGACGAAAACGGCGACACTGAAGGCGAGAACGGTGATGGCGACGAGGCTGAGGACGAAAACGGTGACGCTGAGGACGAAAACGGTGACGCTGAGGACGAAAACGGTGATGGCGACGAGGCTGAGGACGAGGAGGCTGACGATGAGGAAACAGATGATGTTGACGCCCAGCCCGAAGCGTTCCTCTTGATCGAAGCCTTCGACGATGACGACATGACCGTCGTCGAACGCGCAGACGGCGTCTACGTCGCCGTCGAAAACGAGGACGGCGAAGAGGTACTTCGCTCGGTCACCGAGATCGACGACATCGACACGGTCGAGGTCGAAGTCGGCGACTCCGTGACGTTCTACGAAGAGGAGATGGAAGCACAGGTCGACGGTGAGGTTACTGAACTCGAGACCGACAGCGTCACCCTCGAGTACATCGGCGAGGAGGTCACGTCCGTCTCGCTCGAGCACAACCAGGCCGTGCTGATCGAGGGCGAGGAGTTTGGCGTCCACTTCCCGAGTGAGGACGTCGTCTACCTGACCGAAGACGTCGAGAGCTTCGAGGCTCAGCACGACGCAGTCGAGGAGCACGAAGAGCGTATCCACGGCCTCTGGTGGGTTATCGGCCTCTCCATCTCGATGGTGATCATCCTGGCCGGGTTAGCGTTCATGCCGACTCGAGGCTGAGCACGGTTTCACTTTTCGGATTCGAATCTCGAGTGTAGACTCGACTCGAACGCAGTTTGCGGGAGGTTCCTCTCGACACTATAGCCAAAATCTCGACCACCGTGGCTCGAGGCGGTATCTCATGTGACTGGGTCATCAGGTGACTGACTGGCGATGCTCGAGGACGCGATTCAACGATCGTGAACGCCGTCGTCCAATTTCTGGTCACTCGTGTCGCTCAGTTCTCGGGCTGGAACTCGTTCCGTTCAGTTGGGGCTGTTGGATCTCCTTCGGACGTACACGACAAAGCGTGCTGAATATTGCTCACTCCTCGAATTCGACACCGGTGATCTCGAATCTGGCCCCACCCTCAGTACCGGTTGTGATTTGCACCGCCCATCCGTGTGCTTCGACGATTTCCTGAACGATTGCCAATCCGAACCCTGTTCCCGTATCAGAGTATGAAGTACCTCTTTCGAGCACTGACAGGCGTTTGGTTGGCGAAATCCCCGGCCCATCGTCTTCGACAAAAAAGCCCGATCCATCTTCGAGTAGACCGACCGTGATCGTGACGTCCGCTCCCCCATGCTCGATGGCGTTTCTAAATAGGTTCTCGAACACTTGCGCTACTCTGGTAGCATCTGCCTGAATCGTGATGTCCGCCTCAATATTGAGAGTCGCCTCGGATTGGGAAACGGAGTTCCAGCACATTTCGGTCAGATGCGGCAGCGAGATTGGTTCTATTTCGTCTATCGTCGCTCCAGTTCTGGCCAGCTCGAGTAAGTTCGAAATAATCTGATCCATTCTCGACAACGCATTCGACACCACCTCCAGTTCCTGGCTGTCATCTCTGGATTTAGCGATTTCCAAATAGCCGTCCGCGACGTTCCACGGATTCCGAAGATCGTGAGCGACGACAGACGCAAATCGATCGAGTTGGTCGTTTTTTCGCTCTAATTCCTGCACACGAGCTTTCCGCTCCGAGATGTCTCGGGTATACCCAACAATTCTGACCACTTCACCATCTACGACGATAGGTTTGGCATGTGTTTCCACCCACTTCTCGTCTGAACCTTCGGTATCAATCCGGTAATCGATTTGAATGAATTTTCCATCTGTAACACGTTCCATCGCCATCGAAACCCGTTCACGGTCGTGCGGATGAACCGCTTGGACGAACACTGTCGGTTCGTGTTTGACCATGTCTACCGGTTGTTCGAAGACCGTTTCGTACGCCGAGTTCATGAACAAGACTTCGCTCAAATCACCAGCAAATATATACAAGACGTCGTTTGCCTGTTCACTCAGTTCGTGGAGGTGTTGTTCAACCTGCTCGGCTCGTTGCGTTGCCCGACGTTGTTCCACAGTAGTGATGATTTTGGTTGCCAGTAACTCGTACTGTTCCGCGACGGTGCCCTTGATCAGGTAGTCCGTGATACCTGCACTAATGGCACGACTCGCGACCTCCTCGCTTCCGGTATCAGTAAACAGTATGACTGGAAGTTCAGGGATTTCTTCCCGAACGGCTTCGAGAACGTGTAGGCCCGTACCATCTCCCAGTTGGTAATCACTGACTATACAATCTGTCCGGCCGTCCAATTGCTCGAGTCCCGCTTCAACTGAGGTAGCCGCTTGGACACTGAGCCTCTCATTCTCACGCTCGAGATTCGCTGCGACCAACCTGGAAAAATCGGGTTCATCATCGATATGGATGACTCGAATAGATTCCGCCATTACTGATGATAAATCAGGATGGATGAAAATTGTTTGGTCTGCCTTGTTTTCTATGTAGTCAACAACCCCGACCTCAAGGGTCGGGGCTTGTCAGTGAACTCCTGCTCTGCCGCACTTAGACGGAGGCGTTGAAATCGCCGTTCGCGTTCACCGTTACTGACTTCAGGGCCAGTTGACTGGTAGCCCGTCCAGAACCAGACTTGAGCCAGTTCTGGACAAGACGCCACGCCACATTCCGCGCAGCGTTGTAATCCGCGTGCAGTTCTTTTCCACACTTCAAGTACTCGTTACGATTAGAGCGCAACAATTTGGACGATGGCTACTGAGGCTACCTTTACGGTTCCATCCGAACAGTTCCCGCTGGGAACCATATTCGAACAGTTGCCGGGCGTATCGGTCGAACTGGAGCGAATCATCCCCGCACGAGACGTGGTGATTCCCTACTTCTGGGTTCGAGGGGTTGCCGTTGATGATATCGAGGGGGCGTTTTCTGAACATCCGGGCGTGAAACAGATCGAATTCGTTGACTCCGTCGACGACGAGTATCTGCTGCGCGTCCAGTGGGCGGTCGATTACGACGACGTGCTGACCACGTTAACGGAAACGAAGGTTGCGCTCATCGAAGCTATTGGAACGAGCAAGCAGTGGACGTTCGAGATCCGTGGGGACACTCGAAGCGACATTGCAACCTTTCAGTCTCGCTGTCGAGAGTTGGACATCCCGATCACACTGACCGAACTGCATGCGCTTACTCCAGTCGAGACGGCAACCGAGTTAACCGATAAACAACAAGAGGCGCTGGTTCTCGCCTTCGAATGGGGTTACTTCGAATCCCCGCGCGAGGTCACGATGGAAGATATCGGCGACGAACTCGCGATCTCAGAGCAAGCCGTCGCATCTCGCCTTCGGCGGGGAATCAAACAGATCCTTGGGAGTACGCTGACCGACGTCACGCCCCACTCACGGTAGTAGTCTTAAAAAGGGATTAGGTACTAAAAAGTCAAGGTGAACCGCGTTAGCTACCTACGGTGGACGTGATGAGCAGGGAACCCATCGAATTCGACACGATACTCGACCTCTGTCGAGACCAGCACCGTCGAATCGTGCTTGCGGTACTCGCAGAAGAACACCGTTCGTTAACGCTGGACGATCTCTCGAAGGCGATACTGAAGTACAATCATCAAACGCCAGTTACGGCGGCTTCTGAAGAGGTACTCACAGAGATTCGCCTCACGCTGTATCACGAGCACATCCCAAAGTTAGAATCGGAAGGGATCATCGAATACGATACAGAGCGTCAACACGTCGTACCGACGAAGCAGCTCGACCAGCTGAATCCGTCCCTCTTTGCGATCATCGAGGCCGATCCCGGTCTCCAAGTGCCTGTCGCACTGTGAGTCCGTACCGTGCGTCCCTGCTTTGATGCAGTGTCTCAATCGTTCCATC of the Natronosalvus vescus genome contains:
- a CDS encoding sugar-transfer associated ATP-grasp domain-containing protein, whose protein sequence is MDNTTVTQSYEYTVVEKIRMGHPATPHLHGLKEVYGNNGFTGLVFSITRFAVKKPLPHPYSTRFSYRSQLLEEAVVSLPDSSLPPREHMNTYLHGFTEELYHLYGFGSDGDPGDYLSEYSRKCAGNINDDIEMLRDKERFHEYMADNGFECHLPTLFGHIENGSFESASDRELEAVIREEGTVVIKGVTGGGGHGVYICEWNDGRLELYGKDGVADDLESVMPELDRSIVTEYCEQAAYLDDIYAGAPNTIRVLTMNPDYGEPFIPAAVHRFGTSDSGALDNFSQNGLSAHIDIESGELSAAAGVSDTHNVEWCDSHPDTGSSINGFTIPAWESIRDELLTIVEQLPELNYAGWDLLITSPGEFVIIEGNHFPDPDVIQVHEPLLTDQRVRTFFTENSVPL
- a CDS encoding alpha/beta hydrolase; this encodes MSERFTATTADDPHRDQPIETAGAPPQAAEAAVVMLHGRGSTAKYILRLVDECYHHGVLYLAPQAAHRTWYPRSMSLEGAKSAAGSGVEAEGDTDAVTYTHPWFDSALAHVSTALDTAADAGVPLERTLLFGFSQGGALASEFVARTPRRYGGLVVFSGGLLEPEHRGRETGSLEGTPVFLGCSDDDPYVPAERVRESARVLEALGGDVTVRLYDGLGHEINDDEMQTLDTLVGNLL
- a CDS encoding VOC family protein, whose amino-acid sequence is MLTDTPGIHHVTGIVRDAQRNLEFYAGTLGLRLVKQTVNHNDALTRHLFYGDETGSPGTVLTFFPYPAEDDGRIGHPQISATGLVIPPDSVDYWRERLEAADSDDDNSPIVRERFEETVLRVSDPDGTRIELVTGDSPVEPWTGGPVPNRHAIRGLHGVTLLSTDVYVTASVLETLGFELTNQEDDRIRYRAPGDRALVIDLLERPIEFGREGAGSIHHVALRVSETEQLYEWHDLFREREYDVSRVVDRHMFHSLYVRDPGGILFELATDGPGLTATPDSGDAPGHSLSLPPWLEDDREMIETHLPPLDVSAVLDDDGRWTMNDE
- a CDS encoding sensor histidine kinase, with product MAESIRVIHIDDEPDFSRLVAANLERENERLSVQAATSVEAGLEQLDGRTDCIVSDYQLGDGTGLHVLEAVREEIPELPVILFTDTGSEEVASRAISAGITDYLIKGTVAEQYELLATKIITTVEQRRATQRAEQVEQHLHELSEQANDVLYIFAGDLSEVLFMNSAYETVFEQPVDMVKHEPTVFVQAVHPHDRERVSMAMERVTDGKFIQIDYRIDTEGSDEKWVETHAKPIVVDGEVVRIVGYTRDISERKARVQELERKNDQLDRFASVVAHDLRNPWNVADGYLEIAKSRDDSQELEVVSNALSRMDQIISNLLELARTGATIDEIEPISLPHLTEMCWNSVSQSEATLNIEADITIQADATRVAQVFENLFRNAIEHGGADVTITVGLLEDGSGFFVEDDGPGISPTKRLSVLERGTSYSDTGTGFGLAIVQEIVEAHGWAVQITTGTEGGARFEITGVEFEE
- a CDS encoding helix-turn-helix domain-containing protein; translated protein: MATEATFTVPSEQFPLGTIFEQLPGVSVELERIIPARDVVIPYFWVRGVAVDDIEGAFSEHPGVKQIEFVDSVDDEYLLRVQWAVDYDDVLTTLTETKVALIEAIGTSKQWTFEIRGDTRSDIATFQSRCRELDIPITLTELHALTPVETATELTDKQQEALVLAFEWGYFESPREVTMEDIGDELAISEQAVASRLRRGIKQILGSTLTDVTPHSR
- a CDS encoding DUF7344 domain-containing protein, giving the protein MSREPIEFDTILDLCRDQHRRIVLAVLAEEHRSLTLDDLSKAILKYNHQTPVTAASEEVLTEIRLTLYHEHIPKLESEGIIEYDTERQHVVPTKQLDQLNPSLFAIIEADPGLQVPVAL